Proteins co-encoded in one Ornithorhynchus anatinus isolate Pmale09 chromosome 14, mOrnAna1.pri.v4, whole genome shotgun sequence genomic window:
- the FAM118A gene encoding protein FAM118A has translation MDPAGSKQKSRKFLKSLVRKQPQDLLLVMGTGVSAAVAPGIPALCSWRGCIEAVIEAADQLEVLHPGDVAEFRKKVVKDRDLLVVAHDLIRKMSPRTGDTKPNFFQDCLMEVFDSLEQHIRDPGVLQSILSLMERGTMVLTTNYDNLLEIFGQQQSKPMESLDLKDKTKVLQWARGHMKYGVLHIHGLYTDPCGLVLDPSGYKDVTQDPEVMEVLQNLYRTKSFLFMGCGETLRDQIFQALFLYSVPDQVGLEHYMVVLKEDEDRFFKHQADMLLHGIKVVSYGDCFDRFPEYVRDLASHICRQRSPDTDRVDSTTLLGTACVDCAKRKRGEDGIELAKKAREVDDDASGRS, from the exons ATGGATCCAGCGGGAAGCAAGCAAAAATCCAG GAAGTTTCTGAAGAGCCTGGTGAGGAAGCAGCCCCAGGACCTGCTGCTGGTGATGGGCACGGGGGTCAGCGCCGCCGTGGCCCCCGGGATCCCGGCGCTCTGCTCCTGGAGGGGCTGCATCGAGGCCGTCATCGAGGCGGCCGACCAGCTGGAGGTCCTGCACCCTGGGGACGTGGCCGAGTTTCGGAAGAAAGTGGTCAAGGACCGGGACCTGCTCGTGGTCGCCCACGACCTGATCCGGAAGATGTCGCCG CGCACCGGAGACACCAAGCCCAACTTCTTCCAGGACTGCCTGATGGAGGTGTTCGACAGCCTGGAGCAGCACATCCGGGACCCCGGCGTGCTGCAGTCCATCCTCAGCCTCATGGAGAGGGGCACCATGGTGCTCACCACCAACTACGACAACCTGCTGGAGATTTTTGGCCAGCAGCAGAGCAAGCCGATGGAATCCTTGGACCTGAAGGATAAGACCAAG GTCCTCCAGTGGGCGAGGGGACACATGAAATACGGCGTCCTCCATATCCACGGCTTGTACACCGACCCCTGCGGCCTGGTTTTGGACCCTTCCGGCTATAAAGATGTGACTCAGGACCCGGAAGTCATG GAAGTGCTGCAGAACCTCTACCGGACCAAGTCGTTCCTGTTCATGGGCTGCGGGGAGACGCTGCGGGACCAGATCTTCCAGGCGCTCTTCCTCTACTCGGTGCCGGACCAGGTGGGCCTGGAGCACTACATGGTGGTGCTCAAGGAGGACGAGGACCGCTTCTTCAAGCACCAGGCCGACATGCTCCTGCACGGCATCAAGGTGGTCTCCTACGGGGACTGCTTCGACCGCTTCCCCGAGTACGTGCGGGACCTGGCCTCGCACATCTGCAGACAGCGAAGTCCGG ATACCGACCGCGTGGACAGCACGACGTTACTGG GGACTGCGTGCGTGGACTGCGCAAAGAGGAagcggggagaggatgggatCGAACTTGCCAAAAAAGCCAGAGAGGTGGACGACG atgCCTCGGGACGGTCTTGA